A stretch of the bacterium genome encodes the following:
- a CDS encoding TlpA disulfide reductase family protein: protein MLLFLLVPALFPARGNLDADTRLRAGKKIPAIPLLNTLTQEERRYLGLRRGFFSFREESFFSLDDIQADYIVLEFLNRYCVSCLAQAPLLNTLYQKISRDSSLQGRIKFLAVGAGNNKRETQRFRAEKKVPFPIIPDPEFEAYEALGNPGGTPYLLILRQSPEGVLLAKSHLGLIQNADTLFAELKELVSLDLASFQRKIQEHRHLEVVQARPRSIQLSWSEKEIRGKIQQAILHGDTKQRLSFQKKNLPEYQDIYIVDSLPLAGRKRWVAKVYTRPPLCDVCHPIYFLLIFNGQGVVTNFIPLHITKYDNLSITAADAENLEKRIVGRHLTKNYQFRPEYDSISGATMSISLIFDSLNKAGGLYRKLQQAGYLPD from the coding sequence ATGCTCCTGTTTCTTCTCGTGCCTGCCCTGTTTCCTGCCAGGGGGAACCTTGACGCCGATACTCGGCTTCGGGCTGGAAAGAAAATTCCCGCTATTCCCCTGCTGAACACTTTGACTCAGGAGGAGCGCCGATATCTTGGCCTTCGTCGTGGGTTTTTCAGTTTTCGTGAAGAAAGTTTTTTTTCTCTCGATGATATTCAGGCCGATTACATCGTCCTGGAATTCCTCAACCGGTACTGTGTTTCCTGTCTGGCGCAGGCCCCTCTCCTGAATACTCTCTATCAGAAAATATCCCGGGATAGCAGCTTACAGGGCCGGATCAAGTTTCTGGCTGTTGGTGCCGGGAATAATAAACGGGAGACTCAGCGGTTTCGGGCGGAAAAAAAAGTCCCTTTTCCAATTATCCCTGATCCGGAATTTGAGGCTTATGAAGCCCTGGGAAATCCCGGCGGTACCCCCTACCTCCTCATCCTGCGGCAATCGCCGGAGGGAGTGCTGCTGGCCAAATCGCACCTTGGGCTCATTCAAAATGCTGATACCCTGTTTGCCGAATTAAAAGAGCTCGTCTCACTTGACCTGGCCTCGTTCCAGAGAAAAATTCAGGAACATCGGCATCTCGAAGTTGTCCAGGCACGACCTCGATCTATCCAACTATCCTGGTCGGAAAAAGAAATCCGGGGAAAGATCCAACAGGCCATCCTTCACGGCGATACAAAGCAGCGGTTATCCTTCCAGAAAAAAAACTTGCCGGAGTACCAGGATATCTATATTGTCGATTCTCTCCCTCTGGCAGGAAGAAAGCGATGGGTTGCCAAAGTGTATACCCGCCCTCCCCTCTGCGACGTCTGCCACCCCATCTATTTTCTGCTCATTTTTAATGGTCAGGGCGTGGTCACAAACTTTATTCCTCTGCATATTACCAAGTATGATAATCTTTCCATAACTGCAGCAGATGCCGAGAATTTGGAAAAGCGGATCGTGGGCAGGCATCTGACGAAAAATTATCAGTTTCGTCCGGAGTACGATTCTATCAGCGGGGCTACCATGAGCATTTCGCTCATCTTCGACAGCCTGAATAAAGCCGGTGGATTATACCGCAAGTTGCAGCAGGCAGGGTACCTTCCCGACTAG
- a CDS encoding flavodoxin family protein — protein sequence MTQNPSIIALCGSPRLGGNTDSLVDVCLQSAQEAGLAGKKFQLNQLRIKPCQECGGCLKTGECVIRDDMQNIYSHLRQAAGIILASPVFFGSLTAQTKALVDRGQCCWVSKYLLKTPFFPSESKIPGVFLCVGGMNKYQFFQNAQQIVKIWFTIMNIRYISELFYPGVEHKGEILQHPLAVQQASRLGKYLAQTILEK from the coding sequence GTGACTCAAAACCCTTCGATTATTGCCCTGTGCGGAAGCCCCCGGCTCGGGGGGAACACTGATTCGCTGGTTGACGTCTGTCTGCAGAGCGCTCAGGAGGCCGGCCTTGCGGGGAAAAAGTTTCAGCTCAACCAATTGCGGATTAAACCCTGCCAGGAATGTGGAGGGTGTTTGAAGACCGGCGAATGTGTAATCCGGGATGATATGCAAAATATTTATTCTCACCTTCGGCAGGCAGCCGGAATTATCCTCGCTTCCCCCGTGTTCTTCGGGAGTCTGACGGCTCAAACCAAGGCCCTCGTTGACCGGGGCCAGTGCTGCTGGGTATCCAAATACCTGCTGAAGACACCCTTTTTCCCATCAGAATCAAAGATCCCGGGAGTGTTCTTATGTGTGGGAGGAATGAACAAATATCAATTCTTTCAAAATGCCCAGCAGATTGTCAAAATCTGGTTCACCATCATGAACATCCGCTATATTTCCGAACTTTTTTATCCGGGTGTTGAGCACAAAGGGGAAATTCTCCAGCATCCACTGGCTGTGCAGCAAGCCTCCCGCCTGGGGAAATATCTGGCTCAAACAATTCTGGAGAAATGA
- the hisC gene encoding histidinol-phosphate transaminase, whose amino-acid sequence MKDLAQKHIHQLQPYLPGKPISEVQRELGLCEVIKLASNETPCGPSPRAVQAMQGALSEIHRYPDGSGFYLKKALAGKLGVSSDQIILGNGTNEILELVVRTFLAPGEEAVSGHPAFIIYSLLVQAANGKNVLVPMKEYTHDLRSMADAITPKTKLIFIANPNNPTGTMVTADELAWFLDQVPKTAIVVIDEAYYEYVEDAAFPDSLAWLRAHPDHPVLIARTFSKIYGLAGLRVGYGIGSPDLISLMNRVRQPFNVNSLALVAAEAALQDDEFLNRNREVNRRGYEYLCREFDRLQVPHVPSVANFILVDVGRDGKAFSDRMLGEGVIVRPVKEYGLPNSVRITIGLEEENRKLIQAMEKVLYL is encoded by the coding sequence ATGAAAGATCTAGCCCAAAAACATATCCATCAGCTTCAACCATACTTGCCCGGCAAGCCCATTTCAGAAGTGCAGCGGGAATTGGGTCTGTGCGAAGTGATCAAACTGGCCTCCAACGAAACTCCCTGCGGACCATCACCCAGGGCTGTTCAGGCCATGCAGGGGGCGCTGTCCGAGATTCACCGCTACCCCGACGGGAGCGGATTCTATCTCAAGAAAGCGCTGGCCGGAAAACTCGGAGTTTCCAGCGATCAGATTATTCTGGGCAACGGCACCAATGAAATCCTGGAACTGGTTGTCCGCACCTTTCTTGCTCCCGGCGAAGAGGCTGTCAGCGGCCATCCGGCCTTCATTATCTACAGCCTGCTGGTTCAGGCCGCCAATGGGAAAAATGTCCTGGTGCCGATGAAAGAGTATACCCATGACCTTCGGAGCATGGCTGACGCGATAACTCCGAAAACCAAACTGATTTTCATCGCCAACCCCAATAATCCCACGGGAACTATGGTCACTGCCGACGAATTGGCCTGGTTCCTCGATCAGGTGCCGAAAACCGCGATTGTAGTTATCGATGAGGCCTATTATGAGTACGTGGAAGATGCGGCTTTTCCCGATTCCCTTGCCTGGCTGCGAGCCCATCCTGACCATCCGGTTCTGATCGCCCGGACCTTTTCGAAAATCTATGGCCTGGCCGGATTGCGCGTCGGCTATGGGATCGGCTCTCCTGATCTGATATCGCTGATGAACCGCGTCCGCCAACCCTTCAACGTGAATTCCCTGGCCCTGGTGGCTGCCGAGGCAGCCTTGCAGGATGATGAATTCCTGAACCGGAACCGGGAGGTAAACCGCCGTGGCTATGAGTACCTGTGCCGGGAATTCGACCGGCTGCAGGTGCCCCATGTTCCCTCGGTGGCTAACTTTATCCTCGTGGATGTGGGCCGGGACGGAAAAGCCTTCAGCGACCGGATGCTGGGCGAAGGAGTAATCGTGCGCCCGGTGAAGGAATATGGCCTGCCGAACTCGGTGCGGATCACCATCGGGCTGGAAGAGGAGAACCGGAAACTGATCCAGGCGATGGAGAAGGTTCTGTATTTGTAG
- the pheA gene encoding prephenate dehydratase translates to MDLESLRKKIDEIDNQILDLLNARAEVVKEVGRSKAKSSRAYYDPSREEQILSRLQRINKGPFPASSVKSVFREIISASLSLEKPMRIAYLGPEATFTHIAALKKFGLSASLIPMTSLGRVFSAVERDQADYGVLPLENSTEGLASHTLDLFIDSELKTCTEIILNIRHDLLGHHTELDKIEKVYAHPQSIAQCSEWLRENMSGKPVIEVPSTYRAVELVREDASAALIAEETIRGLYQLHTICKRIEDNTHNFARFLVLWKGMSAPSGDDQTSILFSMKDQIGALSLLLQPFVHHQISLHRIESRPIPNRPWESVFLVDFDGHVQEERVVRLLDDLKVHCDFFKILGSYPKSKLNTG, encoded by the coding sequence GTGGATTTGGAGAGTTTACGAAAAAAAATCGATGAAATTGATAATCAGATCCTGGATCTGCTAAATGCCCGCGCCGAAGTGGTCAAGGAAGTCGGCAGATCCAAAGCCAAAAGCAGCAGGGCTTATTACGATCCCAGCCGGGAAGAGCAGATTTTAAGCAGGCTCCAGAGGATCAATAAAGGCCCCTTTCCTGCATCGTCCGTCAAGTCGGTATTCCGGGAGATTATTTCCGCCTCCCTGTCCCTGGAAAAGCCCATGAGAATCGCCTACCTGGGGCCGGAGGCTACCTTTACCCATATCGCGGCCCTGAAAAAGTTCGGCCTCTCGGCCTCTTTGATTCCAATGACAAGCCTTGGCCGGGTGTTTTCCGCTGTGGAACGGGACCAGGCTGATTACGGGGTGCTTCCGCTGGAAAATTCCACCGAAGGGCTGGCCAGTCATACCCTGGATCTTTTTATCGATTCGGAGCTCAAAACCTGCACGGAAATTATCCTCAATATCCGGCACGATCTCCTGGGGCATCATACGGAGCTTGATAAAATCGAAAAGGTTTATGCGCACCCACAGTCCATTGCTCAGTGCAGCGAGTGGCTGCGGGAGAATATGTCGGGCAAGCCGGTAATCGAGGTCCCCAGCACCTACCGGGCCGTCGAACTGGTCCGCGAGGATGCTTCTGCCGCTCTCATTGCCGAAGAAACCATCCGTGGATTGTACCAGCTTCACACGATATGCAAGAGGATTGAAGATAATACCCATAACTTTGCCCGGTTCCTGGTCTTATGGAAGGGAATGAGTGCGCCGAGCGGAGATGATCAGACTTCGATTCTGTTTTCCATGAAAGACCAGATCGGAGCGCTTTCGTTACTTCTCCAGCCCTTTGTCCACCACCAGATCAGCCTGCACCGGATCGAATCCCGCCCCATTCCGAATCGTCCCTGGGAGTCGGTATTCCTGGTAGACTTCGATGGCCATGTCCAGGAGGAGCGGGTAGTCCGGCTGCTCGATGACCTCAAGGTTCACTGTGATTTTTTCAAGATTCTGGGATCATACCCAAAAAGTAAACTCAACACAGGGTAG